The DNA segment CACCGCATGCCGTTACGCGCAACAGACCGTCAGCGTTGAAGGTCAATCAGCAGGGGGCGGACGGCAGCTATGGTGCCGCCTGGATACCGGCGATTGGAAGCCGATAGCCTCGTGAGGCCATGGAGATGACTATCATGACAGACAATGTGCAGGTCGATAGCTATCGGCGTCTTGACCTTTCTCCAAGCGGCGACATCGTGAAGGGACTGCTGGCGGGGGTGCCGGCCGAGGCAGACGGCTCGCTCATCCGGCTCACGGACCATGTCGGTGAACTCCCCGGTAACCTGACGCCGTTGATGGCTTCGTGGTACCGCAGCTACGTGGCGGGGCCACGGGGACAGGCTCTCGATGCCGTTGCGACGGTGCTTGGAGCGAATAGCGACGAAAAAAGAACCCGCGGGATCTTTCTTGAGCGCGAAATGTCGGTCGAGCAGGACCGCCGCATCGAGAAAAAGCGCCAGTCGCAAAAGAGCAGCCGGGAAAAGCGCGGGGCCGAATACGACCGCTACGATGAAGCCAAGCTCGAATATTTCAAGTCTAAAGAAGACTATGACGAACTCCGCTCCCGCCACGGGCGTGAAGCCAAGCTGACACCGATATGGTACTTACCGGCGATGGGTTTGATTGGCATATTCGAAGGGTTGATCAACTTCGACAGCTTCAATGCCATCAAGATGTTCACCCCCGCCATCGCGCTTGGGGTTACCGTCATCGTTGCCATAGCGCTTGCGACGGCCTCTCACCTGCATGGAACCGTTATCCGGCAGCTTGAGTCGCGGTTCGGAGCGCATCGAAAGGACGGCGATCGGGCAAGCTCGGTCTGGATGCTGGGTATCGGGTTCTTCCTCCTCTTTTCAGTGATCGCTCTCGTCTGGTATGCGCGCAATAGTCTGCTCGCAGATCAGCTGCTGGAGACTTCAGTCATTGGTGGCGATGCACCAAGTGCCTTCCTGATGATTGGAGGATCGATGATCGTCTGGCTGCTCGGTGTCGCCATCGCTTTTTTCGCGCATGACGAAGATCACAACTATCCGGATGCGCTGAAAAACAAGATGAGGGCGGAGAAGAAGATGTATGCGCTCTATGAGCGTATCAATCAGCCGTTGAAGAAGGAATTTGTGAAGATCGATGCGACTTGCGACAAGGCGATCGAGCAGGCTCGCAACAAGCATGCATCGATGTCTTCCGACCGGGAGTTTGCCGATGGCCGCGCTCTTCTCGCTAAGGTCAGCGAGCAGGATACGCGGGTGATCGCGGCGTTTGAGCTGTACAGGATGCAACTGATCTCGGCCCTTAAGGGCAAACGCATCCAGTTCGAGGTCCAGCCGGAACTTGAAACCACAGACGAGGAGACGCTGGATGCCACTCAGTATGCGGCGCGTCCCCTTCAGCTCAAGTATCTCTAGGAGCATGGCGATGAAAACATATCTCCTTTCCGGCATATTATTCTATGGCATCGCCTTTTCCGCAGTAGCCCAGGTCAAGACTGCCGATGCGTTTTGCACCAGCGGCGTTGGCGCACCTGCGCTTCGCCAGACCTTCGTGGTGATCGATGGAAACGTCATCACACAGGACCTTGCCGACGGGCCATCGCCCGACAACACGGGATGGCGGCGGTTTGCCGCCCAGTTCTTCGATGCCCGCAATCCCACCATCGACCAGGTGATGGCGCCGCGCGAGCGCATTACCATCGCTGTGGCCAATTCGGACGGATCTGGACTGACGCCGCTGTTTACCGGATGCCTTCCGACCGTCGGCAAGGATGAGGCGGCCAAACTGGACCAGGAAACGACCGGCATGCAGCGTTTTCTAGGCAATGATTGGCGATCTTCGAACGAGAAGGCTGCGGAAGATTTTTCAAGAGCCGCCACCATCTCGCTGGTGCAGGGGCTGACCAAGGCCAAGATCGGCGCCACGGAACCGGCGGCGGAATTCGCCCATGGCGGATTGATACAATCGCTCAACCGGGCAAAAGCATATTCCTTGTCAAACGGTCTGCCGCGCTTGATCATCTATTCGCATCTCGCCGCATACGGCCTGCCCGTTGCAGATACGGCCACGGCCAGGGCAAAGGGCCGTTCCGACGCGGAAACGATCGCCATCGATCTCCAGCGCGTCGAGGTTGATCTCTTTACGCCCGGCAAGGCCACCAGCGAGGCGGCCACCGAATATCTGAAGTCTTTCTTCCTGGCGGCCAAGGGGAAAGTCGAGACGATTGCGGGCGAAGGCGGTGTCCTTGCCAGCAATGGCGCGCCTGTGAAAATTACAGTCTACCAGGGAGGCATCTCCTATGGCGCCGACCAATATCCCATCCGGATGCGCGTCGCACGCGATCAGAACGGCTCGGTGATCATGTCCTGGATCGAGGAGCAGTCCGACCGGCTCCGGTTTTCGCCCTTTTCCGGTATTCTCAACTGTACCGGCGAGGATACGTGCACCTTCGTCGGCGACCGGGTGTTCGCGCAGATCTGGAGCGACAAGCCTGGCCCCACCCCGACATGCGAAGGCTGGATGCCTTTTGGCGGCCTGCGCGATCTGTCTTTCTCCACGCAAGGCGATCAATTGACGGGGAAGATCGCGGACGCGACCTGTGTCATCAATGGTCAGCAGGATGGCATAAGCTTCCAGTTGCAGCGGGTTCCGAATGCGGTGTTCTAGGTATTGCGCCATTCTTGCAATCACACTGGCCGCACTCTTTCAAAGCGGTCCGTCCGTTGCTGCGTCCGGAACTTGCGCTGTTGAACTGCCAGAAGGGGTTCCGTGCCCCATCGAGGCTTGGCAAACGGTGGGTGTCGAGCATACCGACCGCATGGACAGGCTGAAACGGCTCTCGAGGGGTGAACGGGGGTTCTCGTTTCACGAGGATATCGTCTCGTCCAGCGAACACGGCCTTGCCGATTTTCCGGCCGATATTCCCGTTCTTCGGGTTGTTGCGCAGCAAAATGTGTTCTTCGACAGTGGCAGCGATACGATCCGTCCGGAAGCCTATCGATTGCTGGACGTCATCGCCGGCAGTTTGAAGCTTGAACCTCCGGATGTGGCTCTCTTCGTTTCGGGGCATACGGATTCGGATGGAGACGACGAATCCAACGTGAAACTCGGATTGGCCCGGGCGCATGCTGTCGCCTCGGCTTTGGTTCTGCGCGGGATCTATCAGGCCTCGATCTATCGCGTCTCGTTCGGGGAATTCATGCCGATCGCTCCCAATAACAGTGGGCGGAACAAGGCCAGGAACCGGCGCGTCGAGTTTCTATTTGGTGCAAGGCCAGAGGCCCTCGTGGTCGAAATCAAGCGGCAGAACGTGCGGCTGTGCGGCGATGCTTCGCTGCAGGATGAATGCCGGAAGAACGTACTGATCGAGATCGAGAAGGTTTCAGTCTCACCGGAGTTCTCGGACAAGGTGGTGGAAGTCAACAAAGCCGCCACGGCTGTCGAGACGATCAGAAACAAGAGCGCCGTTGAGATTCAGAAGGCCCGTCAGGAGGTGGAGATCAAACGCGAGCAGATTCCGGTTACGATCAGTCGGCAGAAGATTTATGTGGAATTGGACCGGTAGCGTTTTCATTGCTCTGACGCTGCTGTTTGTCTCTCACGGAGCCGGCAGCGCTGCGGAGGCGGACGGACGAATCCAGACGTGCAGGGAGAAACTTGGCAACGGCGGCACTCCCAATGGTTCGGGCGGCTGGATAATCTCCGAATGGGAAACATATCCGCTACTTTGTATTGCTGGGAGCCTTCAGGATATAGACCTGACCAGCCTTCTCTCCGTTCTCGCCATAACGCCGAGACTCGACATTGTGGTCCGTTCAACCGGCGGTCCTGTTGAGCGTTGGCTTTTGATCGCCGAGCATTTGGCCGGCAAGGTTGAACGGCTTTATGTGGATGAGGCCTGTTTTTCAAGTTGCGCCAATTACCTTGTGCCGATTGCCAGGACCGTTGTGGCCGGAACCAATTCCCTCGTCGTCTGGCATGGTGGTCCCAATCCCATAACCTCTGAACCACTTGACGGGGCCGGGGTGGCCGATGCCATACGATATGATGAACTCGCTGCCCGGACGAAAGACCTGTACGAGAGGTTGGGCGTGGATATCCGGCTGCTTGCTTACACGGCGGCAAATCCGGCGCCCAAGAAAATTGCAGATTTACGGCGCACTCACAGGATAAAGACGGGTCCTATATCCGGATATGCATTGTCGCCACGCCGTCTTGAACGATGCTTTGGTTTCAACAATCTCAGTTCAATGTGGCATGCCGGTGGGGACGATGAGGTCTTCCAGTTGGGACAGAAGCGGAGTGAACGTCTCCTTGTTCTCGAGAGCCCTTTTTCTAGTAACGGCAACAGGTTTGGTTGCGATCCAAAACCGTGATCGGGACTCCGCCTCGCTGCATCCAATCGAAAACGCAATGACTTCAATGCAATCACCTTGGCTGAAGGCACGTGTGGATCATTTTGCAGACGCATATTCTGCCAGGCTTACACATAGTCTCCTTTCCACCACCCGTGCGAAAACAGGCATGCGCCGCTTGCACGATGTCGCAGCCTATGGGGACGGCTGCGCAGATGCTGCAATATTAAGTTGACTAGCGGGTTCTCTTTTCGCAGAAATGCTGGGGCAGTTCAAAATAGACACCATTAAAATTTCTTGGCGTAGCATCGGGGTGGGTGTCGCGAAGGTAACGCCTCAAATTTTGTAGTTCATGCCGATTTATAGATGAAGATCGTGGCAGGTTTGAAATGGGGACTATTTTATTCGATAATGAGATCACCGTTATTGAAGCGGGTCATGTTCTTCATTCTGCTCAGAAATTGGTCGTTACATTTTCCTCTTTCGGTGACAATGATCCATCTCTGCCTGGTTTTGGCCAGGCATTTCTGGAAAAGAACGGCTGTTTTGTTATCGCCGTCAAGAAACGCGCCGACAATTGGTATCGTGATCTGAGCCTTCAGGATTTTGCCGATGTCGTCATGCCGTTTTGCGGCAGGGCGGAACATTGCTTTACATATGGCGCCAGTATGGGGGGGTATGCGGCGTTGTATTTTGCCTCCATCATCCATGCGCAACCAATCGCCATTTCGCCGCGCAATTCCATCGATCCGCGGTTTTTTCTGCCCGAATACGCACGCTTTAGAAATTCCTGGCCCAACCATGACCTGGCTTTGTCGGCTGTCTCGAACCCCGGCATCCGCCCTTACGTGGTTTTCGATCCACGGGTGAAGGCTGATCTCACCTATATCGACAAGGAGGTGCGTCCGGCCTTCCCGGACGGCCTCTATACGGAATTTGCCTTTTCCGGCCATCCCTCCGCACGGGCCATGGCGGAAGCCGGGCATCTCAAATCCTTTGTTGCGGGCGCGCTCCAGGGCAATGCCAGTCCGGCCCGGTTGGTATCGCGGGCCGTCAAGCGCCGCTCCGCGACCATTCTGAACGAGATGTCGAAATGGAACCTGACGCGCAAACGGCTGGACCGGGCCTTGCGCCTGTCGGAGGCTGCGCTGCAGATCGGGGGAGAGCAGTCGGATTTTCTCTATCACAAGGGCGCCCTGATGATTGCCTCCGGCAATCTGGACGGTGCTGTCAAGCTGACCGAAACGATGATCGGTACCCGGGGCGGGTCGGCATCCCTGTTTCATCGGATGGCCAGCCTCCTGGTGCGGCTTGGCAGGCTGGAAGAGGCGGTTGCGGCGGCCGATGCCGGACTAGAGCTATCTCCGCAGAGCATCGGTCTCTTGCGCACGCGGCGCAATGCACTGGAGAAAATGGAGCGCTTCGAACAGGCCTATGCTGATGGCCTGTTCATTCTGAACTCGGGTTTCGGCTCTCCATCCGACCATCTGCATGTTTCCGGTCACCTGATATCGATGCGGAACTATGCCGGGGCCCTTGATCATCTCGATGCCGCGATCGATGAAAATGCTAGCCTACTTGCGCTGCGGCGCCGCCGGGACTGCCTGGATGCTCTGTCGCGCCATTACGATGCGGTCGAGGCTGCCGGCCGCGTGGTCTTGCTTGCACGCCGCAACATTGCCGATATCCTTCATCTCGTACATCTCAACAAGCGGGTTCGCAATATACCTGGAGCGATTGCGGCTTTAGACGATGGCATTGCCTTGCTTCCCAAGAGCCTCGAACTTCACCGGGTGAAACGGGACTATCTCATGGCTGCCAACCGGCTAACGGAAGCGGTGGACGCCGCGATCGCCGTAGTCAAGATCGCGGCGCACAGTTCCAATGACGTTGCTGTGTTGCGGTGGTTGCGGGTCAGGCAGATGCATCAGCAGGTCACACTCGCAGGCCGGGATAATCTCATCAGATGGCAGGATTACGCGATCAGAATCCCAAGATTTTTCATGAGTTCGGAGCCGATTGCCATTCTCGATACCTTGGTATCGACGTTCTAGCGCTCGCCTGAGCCAGCCTCCCCTCAAACGACAATCATGCGCGGGGACCTCACCCCTCGCTCATGACCTCCATGCCGCCGGTCAGGCGGTCCATCAGACTGCGGCGGACGCGGCCGACGTCGCGGAGCGGCGGTTCGCCGAACTGGCGGGCGTATTCGCGGCTGAACTGCGACTGGCTCTCGTAGCCGACCTGATGGCCGGCGGAGCCAGCGTCCAGCATATCCTCCAGCATCAGCCGGCGGGCTTCCTGCAGCCGCAGCTGTTTTTGATATTGCATCGGGCTCATGGCCGTGATCGCCTTGAAATGGTGGTGCAGGGAAGAGACGCTCATGCTGACGCGGCTGGCCAGGTCTTCGATCTTCAGCGGCAGCGCATAATGTTCCTTCAGCCAGACGCAGGCGCGGCCGATCTGGTGAGACTGGCTTTCGGTGACGGCCATCTGGCGCAGTCTGGCGCTGTGCGGACCGGTCAGGAGGCGGTAGATAATCTCCTGTTCGATCAGCGGCAAAAGGACGGGAATGTCGTCCGGCCGGTCCAAAAGCCGCAGCAGGCGGATGGCGGCGTCTTCGAGGTCCGGCGTTACCGAACTCACGGTCATGCCGCGTGCTGCCGGTGTCGGCGCGCCGGTTTGCACGCCCGCCCGGCCCAGCAATCCGGCAATGCGTGTGGTGTCGATGCCGAAGGTCACGCTCAGATAGGGTTTTTGCTGAGATGCCTCGACGATCTGCGTGGTCACCGGCAGGTCGATCGAGGTCAGCAGATAGTCGGCGCCGTTATAGCGGTAGGTGTCGTCGCCAAGCATGACCTGTTTTGCGCCCTGGGCGATCAGCGCCAGGCTGGGCCGATAGGCGCCGCAGGCTTTCGTGCCGGTGTCTGAGCGCCGGTGCACGCTGACGCCGGGAATGGCAGTTGCATGATCGCCATCTTCCTTGGCGAAACGGGCAATAAGATCAATCAGTTCCTGACTGCGCGGGGTTGGTGAAGCTGTCATAATCGAACGTCTTTCCAGCTATTTAGATTTCGTCTCGCAAACCGTAAGTTAGTGGTTTTCACATTATCCGCAAAACCCCGGGGGCATGTTTTGCAGGATCGTACAATAATCTTGCAGGATTGCTCTATCGTTCGTCGCGCATGATCTGCAACTATGCTTCCGGGGAGAGGCAATCTATGCTTCGATCACGATCCCCACTTTCATCAGACAAAGGAGTGACCCATGGCCCTGGCACGAGGATATGCTGCGACGGATGCGTCGAAGCCGCTGCAGCCCTTCACATTCGAACGGCGCGAACCCCGCGAGGACGACGTCGTCATCAGCATCAAATATTCCGGCATCTGCCATTCGGATATTCACCAAGCCCGCAACGAGTGGGGCAATTCGGCATTTCCGATGGTCCCCGGCCACGAGATCGCCGGTATCGTCACGGCGGTCGGCTCCAAGGTCTCCAAGTTCAAGGTCGGCGACCGGGTCGGCGTCGGCTGCTTCGTCGATAGCTGCACCACATGCGCCAGCCGCGATCTCGATCTGGAACAGTATATGCCCGGTCTCGTCGTCACCTATAACGGTGTGGAAGCCGACGGCAAGACGCCAACCCAGGGCGGCTATTCCGATCATATCGTCGTCAAGGAAGGCTATGTCCTTTCCATTCCGGAGAATCTGCCCTTCGAGGCAACGGCACCGCTGCTCTGCGCCGGCATCACGCTATATTCGCCGCTGCGCAACTGGGGTGCTGGCCCCGGCAAGAAGATCGCAGTCGTCGGCATGGGCGGCCTTGGCCATATGGGCGTCAAGCTTGCGCATGCGATGGGGGCCGATGTCACGGTTCTTAGCCAGTCCTTGTCAAAGCAGGAGGACGGCCTGAAGCTGGGTGCCGACCACTATTATGCAACCTCCGACGCGAAAAC comes from the Pararhizobium qamdonense genome and includes:
- a CDS encoding AraC family transcriptional regulator, which encodes MTASPTPRSQELIDLIARFAKEDGDHATAIPGVSVHRRSDTGTKACGAYRPSLALIAQGAKQVMLGDDTYRYNGADYLLTSIDLPVTTQIVEASQQKPYLSVTFGIDTTRIAGLLGRAGVQTGAPTPAARGMTVSSVTPDLEDAAIRLLRLLDRPDDIPVLLPLIEQEIIYRLLTGPHSARLRQMAVTESQSHQIGRACVWLKEHYALPLKIEDLASRVSMSVSSLHHHFKAITAMSPMQYQKQLRLQEARRLMLEDMLDAGSAGHQVGYESQSQFSREYARQFGEPPLRDVGRVRRSLMDRLTGGMEVMSEG
- a CDS encoding tetratricopeptide repeat protein, whose amino-acid sequence is MSAVSNPGIRPYVVFDPRVKADLTYIDKEVRPAFPDGLYTEFAFSGHPSARAMAEAGHLKSFVAGALQGNASPARLVSRAVKRRSATILNEMSKWNLTRKRLDRALRLSEAALQIGGEQSDFLYHKGALMIASGNLDGAVKLTETMIGTRGGSASLFHRMASLLVRLGRLEEAVAAADAGLELSPQSIGLLRTRRNALEKMERFEQAYADGLFILNSGFGSPSDHLHVSGHLISMRNYAGALDHLDAAIDENASLLALRRRRDCLDALSRHYDAVEAAGRVVLLARRNIADILHLVHLNKRVRNIPGAIAALDDGIALLPKSLELHRVKRDYLMAANRLTEAVDAAIAVVKIAAHSSNDVAVLRWLRVRQMHQQVTLAGRDNLIRWQDYAIRIPRFFMSSEPIAILDTLVSTF
- a CDS encoding NAD(P)-dependent alcohol dehydrogenase, translated to MALARGYAATDASKPLQPFTFERREPREDDVVISIKYSGICHSDIHQARNEWGNSAFPMVPGHEIAGIVTAVGSKVSKFKVGDRVGVGCFVDSCTTCASRDLDLEQYMPGLVVTYNGVEADGKTPTQGGYSDHIVVKEGYVLSIPENLPFEATAPLLCAGITLYSPLRNWGAGPGKKIAVVGMGGLGHMGVKLAHAMGADVTVLSQSLSKQEDGLKLGADHYYATSDAKTFETLAGTFDLILCTVSAEIDWNAYLGLLKVDGTLVLLGIPEKPVPVHAFSLVPSRRSIAGSMIGSIKETQEMLDFCGEHNIVSEIELIRMDQVNEAYERVLKSDVRYRFVIDMATL
- a CDS encoding OmpA family protein → MDRLKRLSRGERGFSFHEDIVSSSEHGLADFPADIPVLRVVAQQNVFFDSGSDTIRPEAYRLLDVIAGSLKLEPPDVALFVSGHTDSDGDDESNVKLGLARAHAVASALVLRGIYQASIYRVSFGEFMPIAPNNSGRNKARNRRVEFLFGARPEALVVEIKRQNVRLCGDASLQDECRKNVLIEIEKVSVSPEFSDKVVEVNKAATAVETIRNKSAVEIQKARQEVEIKREQIPVTISRQKIYVELDR